One genomic window of Salmo salar chromosome ssa12, Ssal_v3.1, whole genome shotgun sequence includes the following:
- the LOC106564397 gene encoding gastrula zinc finger protein XlCGF7.1-like isoform X2 yields the protein MDRDKSSPSPSIHPESPGRSPPCTLLLGLVDCRKTPGQSGTKKGEEEHGDLILLKDSCNCCSLSGRGLSSGEPQQHHDADKKEKSFSRSEHLKKHQHRAIGKKPHHCCSDCGKSFAKEKDLIIQKQIHTGEKPYHCSQFGKSFPASKTLKSHQRIHPGERPYTCFDCGKYLTQSGDLTTHQCIHTGEKPYSCDQCGKL from the exons ATGGATCGG gacaaatctAGTCCGTCCCCCTCCATCCACCCTGAGTCCCCAGGTCGATCGCCTCCCTGTACTTTACTGCTGGGTCTGGTCGACTGCAGGAAAACACCAGGGCAGAGTGGAACTaagaaaggagaagaggaacATGGAGATTTAATTTTATTAA AGGACAGCTGTAATTGTTGCTCTCTCAGTGGGAGGGGCTTAtcatctggggagcctcaacaacatcatgatgctgacaagAAAGAGAAGAGtttctccagatcagaacacctcaagaaacaccagcatagAGCTATAGGGAAGAAACCTcaccactgctgctctgactgtgggaagagttttgctaaaGAGAAGGATTTGATCATTCAAAAACAGATTCACACCGGAGAGAAACCATACCACTGCTCGCAGTTTGGGAAGAGTTTCCCTGCATCTAAAACCTTAAAATCTCATCAGAGAATTCATCCAGGGGAGAGACCTTACACCTGCTTTGACTGTGGGAAATACTTAACTCAATCAGGAGACCTGACTACACACCagtgcatacacacaggagagaagccttatagctgtgatcagtgtg
- the LOC106564397 gene encoding zinc finger protein 2 homolog isoform X1, which translates to MDRDKSSPSPSIHPESPGRSPPCTLLLGLVDCRKTPGQSGTKKGEEEHGDLILLKDSCNCCSLSGRGLSSGEPQQHHDADKKEKSFSRSEHLKKHQHRAIGKKPHHCCSDCGKSFAKEKDLIIQKQIHTGEKPYHCSQFGKSFPASKTLKSHQRIHPGERPYTCFDCGKYLTQSGDLTTHQCIHTGEKPYSCDQCGKSFNNSGDLTTHQSIHTGEKPYSCDQCGKSFNQLVHLTTHQHIHTREKPYSCDQCGKRFNNSGALTTHKRIHTGEKPYSCDQCGKSFNHSGNLTKHQRIHTGEKPYSCDQCGKNFSTSGCLTTHHRVHRGEKPYSCDQCGKRFNNSGALTTHKRIHTGEKPYSCDQCGKSFNHARSLIIHQRIHTGEKPYSCDLCGKSFNYSGSLIMHQRIHTGEKPYSCDQCGKSFNYSGSMIIHQRIHTGEKPYSCDQCGKSFSQSRALTTHQHIHTGEKPYSCDQCGKSFNQSGALTTHQRIHTGEKPYSCDQCGKSFSRSGDLISHQHIHTGEKPYSCDQCGKSFVRDYSLTIHQRIHTGEKPYSCDQCGKSFNLSVQLSRHQRIHTGEKPYSCDQCGKSFNHSGALTTHQRIHTGEKPYSCDQCGKSFYHSGALTTHQRIHTGEKPYSCDQCGKSFNRSGNLTTHQRIHTGEKPYSCDQCGKSFNQSGNLTSHQRIHTRKKPYGCDQCGKNFNQSVKLSRHQRIHTGEKSYSCLCGKNFAHSGSLKKHQKSHTCFLSSPSSPPPVPDS; encoded by the exons ATGGATCGG gacaaatctAGTCCGTCCCCCTCCATCCACCCTGAGTCCCCAGGTCGATCGCCTCCCTGTACTTTACTGCTGGGTCTGGTCGACTGCAGGAAAACACCAGGGCAGAGTGGAACTaagaaaggagaagaggaacATGGAGATTTAATTTTATTAA AGGACAGCTGTAATTGTTGCTCTCTCAGTGGGAGGGGCTTAtcatctggggagcctcaacaacatcatgatgctgacaagAAAGAGAAGAGtttctccagatcagaacacctcaagaaacaccagcatagAGCTATAGGGAAGAAACCTcaccactgctgctctgactgtgggaagagttttgctaaaGAGAAGGATTTGATCATTCAAAAACAGATTCACACCGGAGAGAAACCATACCACTGCTCGCAGTTTGGGAAGAGTTTCCCTGCATCTAAAACCTTAAAATCTCATCAGAGAATTCATCCAGGGGAGAGACCTTACACCTGCTTTGACTGTGGGAAATACTTAACTCAATCAGGAGACCTGACTACACACCagtgcatacacacaggagagaagccttatagctgtgatcagtgtggtaaGAGCTTCAATAATTCAGGAGACCTGACTACACACCAGtccatacacacaggagagaagccttatagctgtgatcagtgtgggaagagcttcaatcaatTAGTACACCtgaccacacaccaacacatacacacaagagagaagccttatagctgtgatcagtgtgggaaaagATTCAATAATTCAGGAGCCCTGACTACACacaaacgcatacacacaggggagaagccttatagctgtgatcagtgtgggaagagcttcaatcattCAGGAAACCTGACTaaacaccaacgcatacacacaggagagaagccttatagctgtgatcagtgtgggaagaattTCTCTACGTCTGGATGCCTGACTACACACCACCGAGtacacagaggagagaagccttatagctgtgatcaatgtgggaagagattcaataATTCAGGAGCCCTGACTACACacaaacgcatacacacaggggaaaagccttatagctgtgatcagtgtgggaagagcttcaatcatGCAAGATCCCTGATTatacaccaacgcatacacacaggagagaagccttatagctgtgatctgtgtgggaagagcttcaattaTTCAGGATCCCTGATTAtgcaccaacgcatacacacaggagagaagccttatagctgtgatcagtgtgggaagagcttcaattaTTCAGGATCCATGATTatacaccaacgcatacacacaggagagaagccttatagctgtgatcagtgtgggaagagcttcagtcAATCAAGAGCCCTGactacacaccaacacatacacacaggagagaagccttatagctgtgatcagtgtgggaagagcttcaatcaatCAGGAGCCCTGACtacacaccaacgcatacacacaggagagaagccttatagttgtgatcaatgtgggaagagcttcagtcGATCAGGAGACCTGATttcacaccaacacatacacacaggagagaagccttatagctgtgatcagtgtggaaagagttttgttcGAGATTACAGTCTGACTatacaccaacgcatacacacaggagagaagccttatagctgtgatcagtgtgggaagagcttcaatctTTCAGTACAGCTGAGTAGACACcagcgcatacacacaggagagaagccttatagctgtgatcagtgtgggaagagcttcaatcattCAGGAGCCCTGACtacacaccaacgcatacacacaggagagaagccttatagctgtgatcagtgtggaaaGAGCTTCTATCATTCAGGAGCCCTGACtacacaccaacgcatacacacaggagagaagccttatagctgtgatcagtgtgggaagagcttcaatcgtTCAGGAAACCTGACtacacaccaacgcatacacacaggagagaagccatatagctgtgatcagtgtgggaagagcttcaatcaatCAGGAAACCTGACTtcacaccaacgcatacacacaagAAAGAAGCCTTatggctgtgatcagtgtgggaagaactTCAATCAATCAGTAAAGCTGAGTagacaccaacgcatacacacaggagagaaatcttactcCTGTCTATGTGGAAAGAACTTTGCTCATTCCGGGTCACTGAAAAAACACCAGAAATCACATACATGTTTTctttcatctccctcctctccgccACCGGTTCCAGATTcctaa